The following are encoded together in the Drosophila biarmipes strain raj3 chromosome 3L, RU_DBia_V1.1, whole genome shotgun sequence genome:
- the LOC108028804 gene encoding protein cycle isoform X1, translating to MDVPEFCENLEEIEDETFDEEKSARTSDENRKQNHSEIEKRRRDKMNTYINELSSMIPMCFAMQRKLDKLTVLRMAVQHLRGIRGSGSLHPFNGSDYRPSFLSDQELKMIILQASEGFLFVVGCDRGRILYVSDSVSSVLNSTQADLLGQSWFDVLHPKDIGKVKEQLSSLEQCPRERLIDAKTMLPVKTDVPQSLCRLCPGARRSFFCRMKLRAANNEQIKEESDTSSSSRSSTKRKSRLSTGHKYRVIQCTGYLKSWTPIKDEDQDGDSDEQTTNLSCLVAIGRIPPNVRNSTVPASLDNHPNIRHVLFISRHSGEGKFLFIDQRATLVIGFLPQEILGTSFYEYFHNEDIAALMESHKMVMQVPEKVTTQVYRFRCKDNSYIQLQSEWRAFKNPWTSEIDYIIAKNSVFL from the exons ATGGATGTGCCAGAGTTTTG CGAAAATCTGGAGGAGATCGAGGATGAAACTTTCGACGAGGAAAAGTCCGCGAGAACCTCAGATGAAAACCGCAA GCAGAATCACAGCGAGATCGAGAAACGGCGGAGGGACAAGATGAACACCTACATAAACGAACTGTCCTCCATGATCCCCATGTGCTTCGCCATGCAGCGGAAGCTGGACAAGCTTACAGTGCTCCGGATGGCGGTTCAGCATCTACGGGGAATACGTGGCAGTGGCAGCCTGCATCCCTTCAACGGATCCGATTACCGGCCCAGCTTCCTCTCCGACCAGGAGCTCAAGATGATCATCCTGCAGGCCTCAGAGGGATTCCTGTTCGTCGTTGGTTGTGACCGGGGACGCATCCTTTACGTCTCCGACTCGGTGTCCAGTGTGCTGAACAGCACCCAGGCGGATCTGCTGGGCCAGAGCTGGTTCGACGTCCTGCACCCCAAGGATATTGGCAAGGTCAAGGAGCAGCTGTCGTCGCTGGAGCAGTGTCCCAGGGAAAGGCTCATCGATGCGAAGA CCATGTTACCCGTGAAGACCGACGTGCCACAGAGCTTGTGCCGCCTGTGTCCTGGTGCCCGGCGATCCTTCTTCTGCCGCATGAAGCTACGCGCCGCCAACAACGAACAGATCAAGGAGGAGTCCGACACTTCCTCCAGCTCCCGCAGCTCCACGAAGCGCAAGTCCAGGCTGAGTACGGGCCACAAGTACCGGGTGATTCAGTGCACGGGATACTTAAAGTCTTGGACTCCCATCAAGGACGAAGATCAGGACGGCGACAGCGACGAGCAGACCACGAATCTTTCCTGCTTGGTAGCCATAGGTCGTATCCCTCCGAACGTAAGGAACTCCACGGTACCCGCCTCGCTGGACAATCACCCGAATATTCGGCACGTGCTCTTCATCTCGCGACATTCCGGCGAGGGAAAGTTCCTGTTCATCGACCAGCG CGCCACCCTCGTCATCGGTTTCCTGCCCCAGGAGATCCTGGGCACCAGTTTCTACGAGTACTTCCACAACGAAGACATCGCCGCCCTGATGGAGTCCCACAAGATGGTGATGCAGGTGCCCGAGAAGGTGACCACGCAGGTCTACCGCTTCCGGTGCAAGGACAACAGCTACATCCAGCTGCAGAGCGAGTGGCGGGCCTTCAAGAATCCCTGGACGAGCGAGATCGACTACATAATTGCCAAGAACTCGGTCTTCTTATAA
- the LOC108028804 gene encoding protein cycle isoform X2 — MNTYINELSSMIPMCFAMQRKLDKLTVLRMAVQHLRGIRGSGSLHPFNGSDYRPSFLSDQELKMIILQASEGFLFVVGCDRGRILYVSDSVSSVLNSTQADLLGQSWFDVLHPKDIGKVKEQLSSLEQCPRERLIDAKTMLPVKTDVPQSLCRLCPGARRSFFCRMKLRAANNEQIKEESDTSSSSRSSTKRKSRLSTGHKYRVIQCTGYLKSWTPIKDEDQDGDSDEQTTNLSCLVAIGRIPPNVRNSTVPASLDNHPNIRHVLFISRHSGEGKFLFIDQRATLVIGFLPQEILGTSFYEYFHNEDIAALMESHKMVMQVPEKVTTQVYRFRCKDNSYIQLQSEWRAFKNPWTSEIDYIIAKNSVFL; from the exons ATGAACACCTACATAAACGAACTGTCCTCCATGATCCCCATGTGCTTCGCCATGCAGCGGAAGCTGGACAAGCTTACAGTGCTCCGGATGGCGGTTCAGCATCTACGGGGAATACGTGGCAGTGGCAGCCTGCATCCCTTCAACGGATCCGATTACCGGCCCAGCTTCCTCTCCGACCAGGAGCTCAAGATGATCATCCTGCAGGCCTCAGAGGGATTCCTGTTCGTCGTTGGTTGTGACCGGGGACGCATCCTTTACGTCTCCGACTCGGTGTCCAGTGTGCTGAACAGCACCCAGGCGGATCTGCTGGGCCAGAGCTGGTTCGACGTCCTGCACCCCAAGGATATTGGCAAGGTCAAGGAGCAGCTGTCGTCGCTGGAGCAGTGTCCCAGGGAAAGGCTCATCGATGCGAAGA CCATGTTACCCGTGAAGACCGACGTGCCACAGAGCTTGTGCCGCCTGTGTCCTGGTGCCCGGCGATCCTTCTTCTGCCGCATGAAGCTACGCGCCGCCAACAACGAACAGATCAAGGAGGAGTCCGACACTTCCTCCAGCTCCCGCAGCTCCACGAAGCGCAAGTCCAGGCTGAGTACGGGCCACAAGTACCGGGTGATTCAGTGCACGGGATACTTAAAGTCTTGGACTCCCATCAAGGACGAAGATCAGGACGGCGACAGCGACGAGCAGACCACGAATCTTTCCTGCTTGGTAGCCATAGGTCGTATCCCTCCGAACGTAAGGAACTCCACGGTACCCGCCTCGCTGGACAATCACCCGAATATTCGGCACGTGCTCTTCATCTCGCGACATTCCGGCGAGGGAAAGTTCCTGTTCATCGACCAGCG CGCCACCCTCGTCATCGGTTTCCTGCCCCAGGAGATCCTGGGCACCAGTTTCTACGAGTACTTCCACAACGAAGACATCGCCGCCCTGATGGAGTCCCACAAGATGGTGATGCAGGTGCCCGAGAAGGTGACCACGCAGGTCTACCGCTTCCGGTGCAAGGACAACAGCTACATCCAGCTGCAGAGCGAGTGGCGGGCCTTCAAGAATCCCTGGACGAGCGAGATCGACTACATAATTGCCAAGAACTCGGTCTTCTTATAA